The following coding sequences are from one Humulus lupulus chromosome X, drHumLupu1.1, whole genome shotgun sequence window:
- the LOC133806905 gene encoding extensin-like, which translates to MKQRANRRRSHLWSSPVADVPVCPSPEVAISSSVDASVPPAVTTSPSRVVSPAPDPSVAMAIVPVLPTVTESSLSPSLPEVVIASVPTVSPSDKVLHARPPSSVGKSPKHITRSSAESASSPVPSSPLPTPTTPSIPSPKSPVKPSLTTNPKTRSASKPKPKLPPPPKPAPQSTPTPQSKPQPTPTPKPRVPMRSKGKAKMHESSPLPKPSAPKRKPKDTPVAPSPKKSKLTSSSKDSVLFVGPSSIQYFVDATKASHYQRWFAVRDAWPEYTVVLEDFPELVELLQSRHWVNTVSKLVSPHPILIREFYANLDRSVVDGKNEDCLTAFVRGSRIKFAPSTISRALKVPKVLKPEYNKSYCPDQSTMGHV; encoded by the coding sequence ATGAAGCAAAGAGCCAATCGTCGTCGTTCCCATCTCTGGTCTTCTCCTGTCGCCGATGTGCCGGTCTGTCCTTCTCCGGAGGTGGCTATCTCATCCTCTGTGGATGCATCTGTGCCACCTGCAGTCACCACATCACCCAGTCGAGTTGTGTCTCCTGCTCCTGATCCTAGTGTGGCTATGGCTATTGTTCCGGTTCTGCCTACCGTCACAGAGTCATCTCTGTCGCCGTCCCTTCCCGAGGTGGTGATTGCGTCTGTTCCTACCGTCAGTCCCTCGGACAAAGTACTCCATGCCCGTCCGCCTTCTTCTGTTGGTAAGTCCCCTAAACACATTACTCGTTCCTCTGCCGAGTCTGCGTCCTCCCCTGTTCCATCCTCTCCATTGCCGACCCCAACCACACCATCTATTCCTTCTCCTAAGTCGCCTGTTAAGCCGTCCTTAACCACAAACCCCAAGACTCGGTCTGCCTCTAAACCCAAACCCAAACTCCCACCCCCACCCAAACCAGCACCCCAATCCACACCAACACCCCAATCCAAACCTCAACCCACACCCACCCCCAAGCCCCGTGTTCCTATGCGGTCCAAAGGAAAAGCAAAAATGCATGAGTCCTCACCTCTCCCCAAACCATCGGCTCCAAAACGTAAGCCCAAGGACACTCCAGTTGCACCCTCTCCTAAAAAGTCCAAGCTTACCTCTAGTTCTAAGGATTCTGTGTTGTTTGTTGGTCCATCATCTATTCAATACTTTGTTGATGCAACCAAGGCCTCGCACTATCAGAGATGGTTTGCTGTGCGCGACGCGTGGCCTGAATATACTGTTGTTTTAGAAGATTTTCCTGAGTTAGTTGAACTTTTACAGTCTAGGCATTGGGTTAATACCGTGTCTAAATTGGTGTCCCCTCATCCCATTCTCATTagggaattttatgcaaatttagaTAGGTCTGTTGTCGATGGGAAAAATGAGGATTGTCTTACTGCATTTGTTCGGGGTAGTCGTATCAAATTTGCACCATCCACTATATCTCGTGCACTAAAGGTTCCAAAAGTTCTTAAACCTGAATATAATAAGTCATATTGTCCAGATCAATCTACAATGGGTCATGTTTAA
- the LOC133806906 gene encoding uncharacterized protein LOC133806906, producing MMNTVFRDWDFLSVPVVEGRILLVWRKDMIKITFIDVEDQFIHCTVKIMSVLSPFFLTVIYGRNHLEERKRLWHALDSLSLPVQPWLVAGDFNAVFDFDDRVGGRPITEIEKEDACNWRANCLMTEIRRIGTQFTWSNKKKEGSRIFSKLDRVFSNEAWTDIFPYSEAHFNWDVISYHCYCIIKPVLGQVTGLKPFKFFNMWTKHEKFRETVLNSWGTTGVCSGLHGISQKLTNLRSILVQFNKTTIGDIPGKFLAAKEKYQLAQFRLQQQPHSEELHRAEQEACSEFILYAKMHESFLRQRSKVTWLRYGDDNSAFFYATLKQSHFEGFLGSSSTASARIQLDVINAGKTLSFDQQLSLVRPFSKKDVKEAMFSIHSVKSPGPDGFGSGFFKSMWKDLGDEVATAVLGFFDSCKLPKSLNRSVIALVPKTDSPSTAIDYRPIACCNTLYKCISKMLCVRLATILPFLTHQNQGAFIKNRSMAHNIFILQDILKGYSRKSISSRCLVKLDIRKAYDSVDWYFLEDLLNAYFFPSRFIRWIMVCLKGVSYSLILNGRIHGAFSGKKGLRQGEPISPLLFVLIMEYLTRLLLLASQQKDFRFHPLCKQLNLVNLCFADDLLLFCKGSHTSVKILMDGFRSFSNMSGLVMNMTKSHVYLGGVHLEERRQILASLEIEEGYFPLKYLGLYLRPTKWRAEDCGLIIKKVQSRLHSWSSRHLSFVGRSQLIHSVLLGIRTYWMSIFLLPKKVIQEIDRLCRNFLWGARGNRSKVHMSSWDQVCLPKYLGGIGFKEGYKWNIVLMARYIWAIATKQDSLWVKWIACVYLKGQNFWSYQLRYDVSWYWQNLIKLRDVFTADMLQDAMTKEKLNLSSLYEHLVHKEQIHFDKVVWCKLSIPKHRFILWQAVLGHLLTRDNLLKCHIQLETCLCPVCELDQESHDHLFFKCPFSQQVLCEVQTRLGLQLWPFSYSEWQGWMEGRPKGLLQKISAALLAASNW from the exons ATGATGAATACTGTGTTTAGAGATTGGGACTTTTTATCTGTTCCGGTAGTTGAAGGAAGAATTCTCCTGGTTTGGAGAAAGGATATGATCAAAATTACATTTATTGATGTGGAAGACCAATTTATTCACTGTACTGTGAAGATCATGAGTGTTTTGTCCCCTTTTTTCTTAACAGTAATATATGGTAGGAATCATTTAGAGGAAAGGAAAAGGCTGTGGCATGCTTTAGATTCTCTGAGTTTGCCAGTTCAACCTTGGTTAGTTGCGGGTGATTTTAATGCTGTTTTTGATTTTGATGATAGGGTAGGTGGTCGGCCTATTACTGAGATAGAAAAGGAAGATGCTTGTAATTGGAGAGCTAATTGCTTGATGACAGAAATTCGTAGAATTGGTACTCAATTCACATGGTCCAATAAGAAGAAGGAGGGTTCTAGAATTTTTTCCAAATTAGATAGAGTCTTCAGTAATGAAGCTTGGACTGATATTTTTCCTTACTCAGAAGCTCATTTCAACTGGGATGTAATCTCTTACCATTGTTATTGTATTATTAAACCTGTTCTTGGTCAGGTTACAGGGTTGAAACCGTTCAAATTTTTCAATATGTGGACAAAACATGAGAAGTTTAGGGAGACTGTCCTGAACAGTTGGGGTACTACTGGGGTCTGTTCTGGTCTGCATGGAATTAGTCAGAAATTGACTAATTTAAGGTCTATTTTGGTTCAGTTTAATAAGACAACAATTGGGGATATACCAGGAAAGTTTCTTGCAGCCAAGGAAAAATACCAACTAGCTCAGTTTCGTCTTCAACAGCAGCCTCATTCTGAAGAGCTTCATAGAGCAGAGCAAGAAGCTTGTTCTGAGTTCATTCTCTATGCTAAAATGCATGAGAGCTTTCTCAGACAGCGGAGTAAAGTCACTTGGTTGAGATATGGAGATGACAACAGTGCTTTCTTCTATGCAACTCTAAAACAGAG TCATTTTGAAGGATTTCTGGGTAGTTCTAGTACAGCTTCTGCTAGGATTCAGCTGGATGTGATAAATGCTGGTAAAACTTTAAGCTTTGATCAGCAACTCAGTTTGGTTAGACCCTTTTCTAAGAAAGATGTTAAAGAGGCAATGTTTAGCATTCATTCTGTTAAGAGTCCTGGTCCGGACGGGTTTGGCTCAGGTTTTTTCAAATCTATGTGGAAAGATTTGGGTGATGAGGTAGCCACTGCTGTGTTGGGTTTCTTTGATTCTTGTAAGCTGCCTAAATCCCTCAACAGATCAGTCATTGCTCTTGTGCCTAAAACAGATTCTCCTTCTACTGCTATTGACTACAGACCAATAGCTTGTTGTAATACCTTATACAAATGTATCTCTAAGATGCTTTGTGTGAGGTTAGCTACTATTTTGCCCTTTCTTACTCACCAAAATCAGGGTGCGTTTATCAAAAACAGATCGATGGCCCATAATATATTCATCCTTCAAGATATTCTTAAGGGTTATTCTAGGAAGAGCATATCGAGTAGGTGTTTGGTCAAATTGGATATTAGAAAAGCTTATGATTCGGTGGATTGGTATTTCTTAGAGGATCTGCTCAATGCTTATTTTTTTCCTAGTAGATTTATAAGATGGATAATGGTCTGTTTGAAAGGAGTTTCTTATTCTTTGATTTTGAATGGTAGAATTCATGGTGCTTTTAGTGGGAAGAAAGGGCTGCGACAAGGAGAGCCAATCTCCCCTCTTCTCTTTGTTTTGATAATGGAGTATCTCACTCGGTTATTACTGTTAGCTTCCCAGCAAAAGGATTTCAGATTTCACCCTCTTTGTAAGCAATTGAATCTTGTTAATCTTTGCTTCGCGGATGACCTTTTACTCTTTTGTAAAGGTTCTCATACTTCAGTTAAGATTCTGATGGATGGTTTTCGTAGCTTCAGTAATATGTCTGGTCTGGTTATGAACATGACTAAGTCACATGTTTATCTTGGTGGAGTTCATTTGGAGGAAAGGAGGCAAATTCTAGCTAGTTTGGAGATTGAAGAAGGTTATTTTCCTCTGAAATATCTGGGCCTTTATCTTAGACCAACTAAATGGAGGGCTGAGGACTGTGGGCTCATTATTAAGAAAGTTCAAAGCAGGTTGCATTCGTGGTCTAGTAGACATCTCTCGTTTGTTGGGAGATCTCAACTTATACACTCTGTTTTGCTGGGTATTAGGACTTATTGGATGAGTATATTTTTACTTCCTAAAAAAGTTATCCAGGAAATAGATAGATTGTGTAGGAACTTTCTGTGGGGAGCTAGAGGAAACCGAAGTAAGGTTCATATGTCCTCTTGGGACCAGGTGTGCTTACCTAAATACTTAGGTGGGATTGGCTTTAAAGAAGGCTATAAATGGAATATAGTTCTGATGGCTAGGTACATCTGGGCTATTGCTACTAAACAAGATTCCCTTTGGGTCAAATGGATAGCTTGTGTTTATCTCAAGGGGCAGAATTTCTGGTCTTATCAATTACGGTATGATGTTAGCTGGTATTGgcagaatctcatcaagctgagAGATGTTTTCACTGCTGATATGCTTCAGGATGCAATGACCAAGGAGAAACTGAACTTGTCTAGTCTGTATGAGCATCTGGTGCACAAAGAGCAGATTCATTTTGATAAGGTGGTTTGGTGTAAGTTGTCTATTCCGAAGCATAGGTTTATTCTCTGGCAAGCAGTGCTAGGTCACCTCCTCACTCGTGACAACTTACTTAAATGTCATATTCAGCTTGAGACTTGCCTTTGTCCTGTCTGCGAATTAGACCAGGAATCACATGATCATTTGTTTTTCAAGTGTCCTTTTTCTCAACAGGTTCTGTGTGAAGTCCAAACTAGATTGGGGCTTCAGCTTTGGCCTTTTTCTTATTCAGAGTGGCAAGGTTGGATGGAAGGAAGACCAAAGGGCTTGTTACAGAAGATCAGTGCTGCTTTGCTTGCTGCATCA AACTGGTAG